CCAAGGGTTTGCATGAGGAATCATTAATGGGAGATATCAGAGGATACAATTAACCTCAAAACCTACCATGTTCACCTTTTCTAGATTCTCTGGTTACGTCCAATGGCAGCAACGAAGATTACTTTAGTAGTTCTTTCTGAGAAATGCTGCTCCTAAGAGAAAATAATTGGAATATTTAGCCTTGCTTGACATCCATCAGGCTTTGaaatatgcaattttcatgatcttgCTGAACTAGTTTGAAGGATCTGAGACACTACCGGCCAACCACACCTCGAGATATAAAGAAAGGAAAGCTGGACATCCATGTCTTATGATGTTTGGTCGGTGAagagataatatattttatttcttgGTAGCGATGTCAGTGCAGAGTAGGTGTTCTCCAAACACAATGAATTGCCTGAGATAAAGACTCCCAGAAACTAtcaacaaataagaatgatttgtCAACACATAAACACATGAAAACAAAGATTAAAAGGTTAGCGTGGATGAGAAGGAACTTGTTAATATATCTGCATATTTAACATGACACATCTCATTCAACCATAAAACACACAGAATTCATAGCCTTCTGAGGCTCAGAAGGCCATTTCCTGGTACATTTATTGGATATCAGATCAAATAAGTCAACGCTGACGTTGCTGCTCACAGGCATGGTAGACCTTCAGTGGGATAAGATCATCTCGGTGCCTTCTCTTTGTTGCAATCATGGCAGATGCTATGGAGGCGAGGCCTCCTTCAGCCGTGCAGAAAACCACGTTCACCGTCTTGGGTATTTGTTGTTCTTCGGAGATCAAGCTGATCGATCGCATTCTGAACCATCTTGAAGGCATCGAGAACGTATCCGTCAACGTACTGGCCAAGACAGCCACCGTTGTCCACGATCCGGCAAAAGCTCCGGCTTCTCGAATAGGTATAACTCGTCggttcttcttcttcctgcttCACGCTGCTTGTCTCGATCGCCAGGTCTCATGTTTCACCGGCTGAAACCAGTGAGTGCGCTGAATGGGGCTCATCTGAACGCTGGAATCAAGGAGTCCGGGAGAGTGCAGATCGAGAGTCGACCATGGCCGAGTAAGAGCGTCGTCGCCTCCGGAGCGCTGCTGCTCGTGGCCTTGTGCAGCTACGTCTTCCCACCGTTGATATGGATCGCCGTGCTATCAGTTACTGTCGGAGTCCTCGACATGCTGCGGCGCGCCGTGGCGGCTCTACGGCGGTGTGTGCTTGATATTAATGTGCTCATGGTGACTGCAGGTAACAGTTCAATCAGCTTCAATCAGCTTTGAAGGATCAATCACTGTGTCtaacgatgatgatgatgcagtGTTTGGAGCAATTGGGCTTGGGGATTACCTTGAGGCAGCTTCCATAGTCTTCCTCTTCACCTTAGCAGAGTGGCTGGAAGCCAAGTCTACCAACAAGGTTTAAGTAGGCGAAAAATGCAAAGCTATGCCTCTCCAACGCAGATCGTCAACGATAAATCCTTTAATTTGCTTCTCCAGGCTCGGGTTTCACTGGAATCGTTGCTGAACTTGGCACCCCAAACTGCAGTCATTGCAGAGACTGGAGAAACCGTGCACGTCAAGGACATCATGATCAACACAATTGTCTCGGTGAAAGCAGGAGAGCTTGTGCCAGTTGACGGTGCGGTGGTGGCTGGAGCAAGCACGGTTGATGAATCCAGTTTGACGGGAGAGTTCATGCCGGTCGATAAAGAGATTGGCTCGAATGTATGGTCTGGAACGACGGTTCTCACTGGTCTGTTTCCGACTTCGATATCGAGAAGAACCACCCAAATTTACGAATCATATCCTTTTCTTTGAGGAACTTGGAGCTCATATTATTACGATCTTGGCAGGGTTCATCAAGGTGGTGACGATGGCAGCAGCAGAGGATTCTGCTGTTGCGAGGATGGTTAAGCTTGTAGAAGATGCACAGAACCGGCGTTCAAACATGGAGGAGTTCATAGAACAGTTTGCAAAGTACTATACTCCAGGTTTGTAAGAAGATTTTGATGTGCGTAAGAAGTCGATGAACTCAAAAGGAATGAGATCTTAGAACAGAGTCTGATTCTTATGGCATAATGACACTTCGTCCCTCTACTTAAGCTCGTTAACATGAAGGTTATATTAGTAGTGCTTTGGCCACAGGACAAGAAATTCTTACTGTTTTCAGAATTTCCAGGTGTTTTCTTGGTAGCAGCTGGAACTGCAATCATACCATGGATTTTAGGTGTTCATCCTCTCCGTCAATGGATCTATCTGGCCTTGGTGTTGCTTGTGATCGCATGCCCATGCGCTTTGGTGATCTCAACCCCAGTAGCCAAAGCATgtggcctttctgcagctgccaaGATGGGTCTCATCTTCAAAGGTGGGAATTACTTGGAAGCCTTGGCAAAGGTGAAAGCCATGGCGTTCGACAAAACAGGAACACTTACAGAAGGAGCATTTGAAGTGGTGGAAGTGCAGTGTTGggagccgaacgcaaacatcagaCAGTTCTTGCACTGGTAAATCGACACGGTCTTGTGAACAGATGTACTGCATCGGTTGTCTTTAACACAAGGTGTGCTCTCTTCACTCTACAGGATTTCAAGCTTGGAGAACATGTCCAGCCACCCGATGGCAAGAGCTCTGGTAGAGTATGCTAGAGTGCGTGGTGTCAGACCTAGCAGTGATGTCAGAAACTTCAACTTGATCCCGGGAGGAATTGCTGGATTTGTAGATGATTGCTATGTTAAGATTGGAAATGCAGAAGTAGCCCTCAGCAATGGCTGGCTGAGAGAAAGTAATAGCACTTGTCTACTCTCAGAAACAGTAACCCAAAAATCTAAAGCTTGTTCGCATCTCTTAATTTCAGATGAGCTTCGTGACAATGAAGCAGGTATAACCATCAGCTACGTCGGCATGGTGGATCGGTGCATTGGATACTTCTGCCTCGGAGACCAACTCCGTGAAGAAGCTGCACGAGCTGTTCAGGAACTAAAGGTAAGAGGACCCAAAGGATTTGGTGAaagattttttgttgttgtttcttCTAACATGCATTGTGTTTATTCAGAAACAACAGATTCATGTCATTGTTCTGACTGGTGATTCAAAGGCAGCTGCAGAACATGTCCAGAAACAGGTACAAATCAAGCAGAACAGCTGCATAACATTCAGAAAGAGCTAATGAGATGAATACTTAATCTTGTTTGTGCAGATTGGGGAGAATGTGCAGGTGGAAGCAGGTCTGTCACCTGAAGGGAAGATGAAGAAGATTGCGGAACTCAAGGAGACATGGGGTTTGACTGCAATGGTCGGGGATGGGATCAACGACGCACCGGCACTCACGGAAAGCGACGTGGGAGTCGCCATGGGGATTTCGGGCTCAGCATTGGCAACAGAAACTGCCAATGTCGCACTCATGTCGAATGACCTCCGAAGGATACCAGAAGCTGTGGAACTTGCGAGATCTTCTCTCAGGAAGATCTACGAAAACGTGGCCATGTCCTTGGCCGTGAAGCTCCTGTTCTTCGGCCTGGCGTTCGGAGGACTCCCGTCTCTCTGGGCCGCCGTAGTGGCTGACATGGGCACATGTCTTCTTGTCATCTTCAACAGCATGCACCTCCTGCACAAGTATGGTGGGAGAGAAAGCAGCACTTGTTCAAACCAAGTCCCACAGGAACAGAGTATCAACGTTGATGAGTTCAGTGAACCTCTGTTGTCATCGGAGAGAAGGGATCAAGATGAAGAGGCTCCATGTCTGTGTTGCAAGGGCCGCAGTAGtcagagagagagatgaatggtGGCATCACATACTGTTGAGATTATGTTAATTGCACAGCAATTTCACTATGCTGCAAATATGCAACTGCTGATAATGTTTATAAACCAATGACCATTTGCAGGTTGAAAGAAGCTTAAATGTTAGCTTATAAATGTATCAAATTATCTAAGACTAAATAGCTGGAGTGTGATCAAAACCCAAAGAATCTGCTCCTATGAAGCTCCAGTGAGACATTAAACCTTTACCATGAACCAAGTCAGACAATGAGCAGTGAAGATGCCTTCTGTTCCCTTGTCATCACTGGAATATGTTCTGCAAAAGATATTGGTGCCTGCTTTTTCCTCAGTTCCTTTGGATCAGAATTTATTCCGTCAGGGACATCTGAAGTGCTGTTTCGTTGTAACATTTGTAATGGCTTGTCCATTTTTATCAACTAAATATGAGTTCTTGACGAGGGTTACTTTGAGTAGCATGCAGAAATGGGAGGAGACTTCCAGTGCTGATGCAGGTCGTTGTCATAGGAATGACACTGCCCGCACCGTGAGTGCAGAGTTTGAGGATTCTTTCAGCAAGAACTTTGACATCTCATCTTGATTTCCAATCTGAGGAACTTGAATCCTATTCCAGATTCCAATTCTTGTATCCCTCTTCGGCGACGATGAAAGAGCTCCAGAATACTGACCTTATTGCACCAGTAAATCTGAGCATCACCAACTTGAAAAGTAATGCCAATGATAAATGTAATTATCTAAGCACCACCTAACATAACATATGTAGTTAGGCATAATCTAATCCAAATAATCAAATATGATCCGACATGGTGGTCCAACTCATATAGTTAGACATGACCTATCATATATAGTCATGTATGATACAATATATATAATTAGGTATAACATAACTCATGTGACTTGGTATGATCTAATGGTCCAAGTACAACTTAGCTCACGTGACTAGAGACGTGGTCAAATACGATTCAACCCGTATTGTTAAGAATGGTACAACCTATATAGTCATGTATGGTGTAACCCATATAGCTAGATACAACCCAACTGAACTAATTTAAGGTAGGGATGAAGTATATTTTTTTGATCctaaaaaatatgattattttttaataaaaatatataatattataaaaaaatttaaattcaaagataaatatttttatcaattatgAATGATAAAATGAGGATTTATTTTATGTTGGAATCATCTGAAGAAGTAAAAAGGAATCCAGaaatttgagatcattcaagtcaGTGATCACCTGATCAACTATGACTACGTAGTTGAAATTTTCCCCGTGGGGGCCATGAAATAGCCGTCTCGCTCGACTGGGACCGAACCCAACCTCTACACGCGTTATTCGCGTCACAATCTGCAGTGTAAGTGGCCGAACACTGTGGAGCCCACTCGGATAAAGCTGGGCGAAATATGAAAGCAAGTAGAAAACCAaactacaattttcaagaaagccTATTAACGAATACGCTCGATTAATAAGGACGCTTTTCTCTACCCGCACGTGTGACTAGTTTCGCAAGCTGCATCTTAATTGGAACAAAATGGTGGGGTCCGCTCACTCAAACAGTCTGCATCTTATTAGTTTCGGCTGCTGTTGAGAACGATTGTGTCCGGGTCGCCTACGTGGGCGCCCCGCAAGCTGCCACGTTCCGTTCCGTCATAAACCACAGTAAATTGCGGGCACCCCGCCCAGAGGttccccttcccttcccttccctttccCTCTCTTTAGGAGGGCCTCATCCGGTGGCGGTCGCCGACCGCGACGCTTTCGTCGTCTACGGCTTGGACGCGCGTCAGCCGGAAATTTATCGCCTTCGACGCGGTTGGGGGATTGGAAGCACGTTTTGTTGGAGAGTTTGTGATGGTCGTTTTATCTGTGGTCGGTTAGGTCACTGGTGTCTTGAACTTTGCTGTTGATCCTCTGCCTATTCGTACGGACTTGCATGGAGACCGTAGTATCAATTGCTTCCAAAGGTGTGAAGTCTTAACAAATTTTGAGTACAAACTCCATGTAGTTTTTCATAAGTTTCATGGTTATAGAGTTTTTCGTAGTTTTCATGGTAATACAAAGGTGCTTGTGGTTACgactattgatacaaaacattctTTTTTAAGTTGGGATAAGTATTGAAGTGTATTACAATCATCTAGATATACAAGGCTGTTGTTTCTAACATTAATCATATTTAGGCTATTACAATTAGATAAATTCGATGATGCATGACACACGCACATTGGCATTTAAATCTGATTTGTACATATAACTAGCTTATGAAAAGTGAAGTTTTGATTTAATACATGTTAAATCAATCATTAGATATTATTAGACTAACACAGCAGTGAGATTCTAATGAGGATTAAACATAATATTAATCTTTTTAATGTAGGAATTATCTGAGATGTTAGAGAGATTTAGATCGTTTGAAATGCTTCTGTGTTGTCATTGAAAGTATGTTAAATAAGGATGAATTAGGTTTTGAGATGCTTCTTGATTTAATTGGGTTATTTGGAgcaaaaaattttataaaaaaaactcaATTGTAGATACATTTGTGCCCAAATATCTTAAACTTAAGTTGGATTTATCCATTGACTTAAAGGTAATATATTAATTTTCTTTAAGTAGTTTAATTATGAGTGATACTGATTTAACATCATTTTAACATGAATCATATCTTGGGACCAAATTTTTTTTAGGGGTAGTAATGTAATAACCAGGATTTTTCCACTCGTCCCAAAAATAAAAACTTCCACATTAGGATTCTACCTTATATGATTAATCTATTTCCTTGATTGAGCAACCTAATTAAGGAAAAAATAATTAacattatttattcttatttCCTTGACTGTATAGACAGTTTAGGGATGAAAGTAATTgttgaataattaattaattcgaaaaaaatatatttactttGGAACCCACTTCCCTCTCCTATATGCTGCCCAGACTTCTCTGTGGTTGATCAATAGGGTCAAGCGGAACTTAACAGTACAAGCAGATTAGAGGGCGGAAAGGGACCTTCAAGAGTCGGTATGATGATGCTAACttcattatttaaaaattttgaattatgattaAAGATTTTTGGGTATTGAAATAATCTtgtattttaaaatcatgatgcCTGAATTATGTTGTCATTTTAAATATTGAATCATGTTTAATAAGCaaatttaatgaattttttaaaaatttgccATTGTCCATGATTCCTTAAATTGGTTTAATTATCGTGATTTGTTGATTTATTTGATTAAATTAGTTTGCTTATTATTGTTAACTTCATTAGAATTTCGTGTCTAAATtagattgacttatttcatctatAAATCATTTGATAGTTTGATTCATgttaaaaagaaatattttggatTTCAGAATTGTTTTATGATTCAACAAGTTCTAAAGCCTTATTTAAAGCTATGTcatgaaatttgaaaatgattaatGGTTTTCAAGTTTAGATGgtatttgacactaagattgatgaTATGATGCATATTATTAGTATTGTTGATATCACGAGGGAAATGTGATCCATGTTAGGAGTGCCCCCTTCGAAAAGAGCTATGGGCTCGTCGTAGAGCCACCGATGGATGGAGTCTCCCATGTCATATACGATGCACGATCTATCATGATATTTTGTATGACTTATTTGAATGTTTGCATGACaagtgaaaataaatgattgtgatATATGATGACGAGGACTTTGTTTCCTACGAAGGCACAAAGACCAATACTGATTGGGTGACAtctttcggggattagcgggctatTGGGTGTGGTCGATGGAAGGTTTCTTCATCCTTTGTTAGGAGGAACTTGTCCCCACTTTAATACATTAAGGACATcacttcattcattgttgatagtgCGATATGAGATCTTTTCATTCGTTGGTGTGAGAATATAGAACTCATTCCGTGAAGTGTGTCTCTTCATACATTGTTGGGAGAGTATATCATCGAGTGTCTAATATACGCCtatgttatatgtggatgtcaTAACTGAGATATGTTGTATGAAACTTATGCATGATCAAAATGTGTTGCATGaaattaatgcatgattttgtttattgaataaaaattattattttctataatgattataaatacttatttgataaattttattAAAGGTGTTAGTATATAATGATCGAAAATGTTTTATGAGTATTGAagattttttaatgatttttggAGCTTTTTACTCAGTACGATTATTGATGTGTTTTGATTTCACATTTATTTTCAAACGTGATTTGTATTAGATCTGGAGGCGACTTTTGTTGTTAAGTAGGATTGCCAAGGAGTTCCTGCTTGTTTTTCAGGATAAtgaagtttattattgtaaatataaatgaatatttagctttgtaatcattgatTTTGAAGTGGTGGTTTATGCATGGTATAATTTTCTTGGTAAAAATGTGAAGCATATTGGGGCGTGACACTTTGATTGAGGCGAGGATGGTGGCCGGACACCTTTTTCACGACAAGAAGAGCTCATGGCCTGCAGATGAGTATGTCAGCCAAGCTACGTTGCTGCTGGTGAGGCTATTCTTTGGTTCTCTAAGTTGTTGAAATCTTCCATTGATCATTACTTCTTCCAGTAACAATACTTTTAGAAGTTACCCTTTCAAAGTTGCTTTCGGATTTGGTTTTATATCTGTTTTTATGCTTGGAAAATGGTTTTACCGAGCTTTATATAATATTCTCCATATCTCGACATTTAGTGTAGTTCTTTAGTGGTCTTTGACCGTTTTCTTTAACCAAAGTCGTGATGACAGCCTTTGCTATTGTTCATTGATGGATATACTTGTAGCTGGATTTCGATGGTGGCGCCCCACCAGAACATGCATGGAGGAGGAGGTTAAACAGTCATGCTAACATTCTGAAGGAATTTAGTGTGACATTCATGGAGGCATTTAGAATGGTACAATGATTGTAACCTTTGTCAGCTTGTATGCTGTTTAGTAGTAAGTTTTATTGATGAACTTGCTGATATATGTTATCAATATTTGAATTAGCTGCGCCTTGGTCTTCGTCTTTGGTCATATGTTAGAGAGGAAGCTTCTCAGGGAAGGGTAAATTCAGCAACCTATTGCTCATCTATTGACTTAATGTATCATAAAAATACTCATTTTGTTTTTGTAATTTTTTggattttggtttctttttgaatttttaaggcacatgatttttttttttaatttggagTTATGATCTTTGCTTTACAGAAAGCACCAATTGATCCTTTCACAAAAGAACAATGCAAACCTACAGCTTCACAAGGAGTGCCACTTGGAGGAATGGGGTATGTGttttttaatttagaaaatttccTTTGCAAATGTTATATctcatgattttatttcattttgcaGAAGTGGCAGCATCTCAAGAGGATTTAGAGGGGAGTTTAAACATTGGCAAATAATCCCTGGTTCATGTGAAACATCCCCTGTCATGGCAAATCAGTTTTCTGTAATTATCAGTTTTTCTTTGACATCCTCCTGTccagttctttttttttctttttcctttcttgaaattttccaaatGGAAATTTGTTGTCCACTTGCAGTTCTGGACTGTTTACTCATTTTGGTTTTGCCATATGATTAATTACTTTCTACGTTAGTACTTGAATTTATTGTGAACTGAAGAACTGCAAAGTAATGTATTACCTaccaattttttattaaatagcaAGTTGTCTGACAAAGGTGAAAGTTAGTTGGCAGAGCTTATTTTGGCTTTGCTCTTCCTTTTGGCCCTTCCCATGCATTGACAAATAAGAAATAGCATATGAGAGAAGCACAAAGTACAGATTTTGTTGAGAAACTGTCAAGTTCTTAGGTTTATCACTTGAGGGAGGGGAAGGCATTTTGCTTTTTCATGTCTGTCCCATCTTTTCTTTGTTTTAAATTGTTGTTTTTGTAGTTGCTGAGGGAAATATGGTTGTATCAACATATAGAATCTTAAGGCTGTTTGGAAGACAAATTCTTCTCTTTTACCAAGGAAATTTTAATTTGCGAGTTTCATTATCCAATATGTCTGTATGTAGTTAGGTAACCATTAAACTTTTCATCCAATGAGGGAGTCACACCTGTTTCATTGACTGTAGTTCTCACTTGACAATTGAAATCCCATTGGGTGTAATGAATTCTTGTTGAAAAGTGATCCTTTTTGTACTAGAATTAGTATCCTCTGTTATGGTGGTTGCTTGGACAAGGATAATGTGGGAAGATGGAGTCAATGCCTTAGAATATATATTATGGTGATCTGTTTGATTAAGCCTTATTTCCCTGCTTTCTTGGCTTATGTAGCTACCTGGTTGATAGTGGTCAGGAATTAGTTAATTTTCTGGTGCTAGGATGATATTATCTTACTAGCTGTAACTCCAGACCAAGtattcttaaatatttgatgtcatTGTCACTTGAAATTTTCCTCTTCTCGAAATTCCATCTTTTGGTGGGTTAAATGATGAAGGGAAGGCCATCTTAAATGTTAAGTTAGAATGGTGAGGCACACCTAAATTCCATAGGATAGTTATTCTTGCTAATATTATCAAACCCTTAATTTCATGCTCTATGAATCTTATTGGTCTTACTTCGTACAACTTGTCCCAGTTTTAATCTAAACCTGAGTTTAGTGTGAAGGCAGTCACTTGTATCTTTTCTAACAAAACTCTATTTATCCATGTCTTGGAACTTTTGGTTTCAGTGTTCTTTTAAACTGTCCAATATGTTGTTGTCTTAGGAAATTGGCATGCCAACTATAGGCATTTTTGAATTAACTGAGTTTTAAGCTATAAATGTTCAGTTCTTGCAGACATTTTTCTGCCAATTTGAAGATGAATGACATGGTTTCATGATACAAAATGTGCAGATTTTTATATCTCGAGATGGGGGGGAAAAGAAGTACTCATCAGTTTTAGCCCCAGGGCATCATGAAGGATTAAAGTAGGGATTTTTCCTCACTTCTTGTTTGAACATAGTTTTTTATTCTGTTTACTTGTTGTAAAGACTTTCTTCTTTTTTCCGTTTTGCCTTAGCATATGATCAAATTTTGTAGAAAGGACACATTTCGTTGCCAATATAAATAGCAGatgtgtgtatgaatataaatttCTCTTTTAAGTTTTAATACATTTCTATGACCAAGATTCGAGTCACTGAAACAATCTCTATATATAACTATAGGTACAATTATATATAGAGATTTATATCCATACATAGGTACATTTTTTTTCTAGACGAGTTATTTATGAACTTGATAATTTTTTTgctat
The DNA window shown above is from Musa acuminata AAA Group cultivar baxijiao chromosome BXJ2-4, Cavendish_Baxijiao_AAA, whole genome shotgun sequence and carries:
- the LOC103982362 gene encoding cadmium/zinc-transporting ATPase HMA2 codes for the protein MADAMEARPPSAVQKTTFTVLGICCSSEIKLIDRILNHLEGIENVSVNVLAKTATVVHDPAKAPASRIVSALNGAHLNAGIKESGRVQIESRPWPSKSVVASGALLLVALCSYVFPPLIWIAVLSVTVGVLDMLRRAVAALRRCVLDINVLMVTAVFGAIGLGDYLEAASIVFLFTLAEWLEAKSTNKARVSLESLLNLAPQTAVIAETGETVHVKDIMINTIVSVKAGELVPVDGAVVAGASTVDESSLTGEFMPVDKEIGSNVWSGTTVLTGFIKVVTMAAAEDSAVARMVKLVEDAQNRRSNMEEFIEQFAKYYTPGVFLVAAGTAIIPWILGVHPLRQWIYLALVLLVIACPCALVISTPVAKACGLSAAAKMGLIFKGGNYLEALAKVKAMAFDKTGTLTEGAFEVVEVQCWEPNANIRQFLHWISSLENMSSHPMARALVEYARVRGVRPSSDVRNFNLIPGGIAGFVDDCYVKIGNAEVALSNGWLRENELRDNEAGITISYVGMVDRCIGYFCLGDQLREEAARAVQELKKQQIHVIVLTGDSKAAAEHVQKQIGENVQVEAGLSPEGKMKKIAELKETWGLTAMVGDGINDAPALTESDVGVAMGISGSALATETANVALMSNDLRRIPEAVELARSSLRKIYENVAMSLAVKLLFFGLAFGGLPSLWAAVVADMGTCLLVIFNSMHLLHKYGGRESSTCSNQVPQEQSINVDEFSEPLLSSERRDQDEEAPCLCCKGRSSQRER